One window from the genome of Pandoraea fibrosis encodes:
- a CDS encoding DUF2252 family protein — protein MANGKRSKKTRWATPEVRWERLTRERERKMARSPHAYVRGSTARFYEWLDEADVNLPQGPAIWICGDCHTGNLGPLADAHGRVDVLIRDLDQTVIGNPVHDLIRLALSLASAARGSALSGLTIIQMLEALTHGYASAFERDEDAANGDAPRKSKSGKRIGKAKTGKTDKEDDTRPAIVDLIMRRAVKRSWKHLALERIEDIRPKIPLGRRFWPLSKAEQQDIDALFQVDAIASLATSLRGRPSDGHVEVLDAAYWVKGCSSLGRLRYAVLLDVDGGVVQGDDLCLMDLKEGVKAAAPRYSGVRMPRDNAERVVKGARHLSPSLGERMRAARFMDRSIVIRELLPQDLKLDIETLTRDDAAEVARYLGRVVGQAHARQMDNATCRAWQADLLRNRSKSIDSPVWLWNSVVQLTSEHEAAYLEHCKRLFSGQA, from the coding sequence ATGGCGAACGGCAAGCGCAGCAAGAAGACACGATGGGCCACACCCGAGGTCCGGTGGGAACGACTCACCCGTGAGCGCGAGCGCAAGATGGCGCGCTCGCCTCACGCCTATGTGCGAGGCAGCACGGCCCGTTTTTACGAATGGCTCGACGAGGCCGATGTCAATCTGCCGCAAGGACCGGCCATCTGGATCTGCGGCGACTGCCATACCGGCAATCTCGGCCCGCTGGCCGATGCGCATGGCCGCGTCGATGTGCTGATCCGGGATCTCGATCAGACCGTCATCGGCAATCCCGTCCACGACCTGATCCGACTGGCGCTCTCGCTGGCCAGCGCCGCGCGCGGCTCAGCGCTGTCTGGCCTGACCATCATTCAGATGCTCGAAGCGCTCACGCATGGCTATGCCTCGGCGTTCGAGCGCGACGAAGACGCTGCAAACGGCGACGCACCACGCAAATCCAAATCGGGCAAGCGCATCGGCAAAGCGAAGACCGGGAAGACCGATAAGGAAGACGACACGCGGCCTGCCATCGTCGATCTCATCATGCGGCGCGCGGTCAAGCGCTCGTGGAAGCATCTCGCGCTGGAGCGTATTGAGGACATTCGTCCGAAGATTCCGCTGGGCCGCCGCTTCTGGCCGCTCAGCAAGGCGGAGCAACAGGACATCGATGCGCTGTTTCAGGTCGACGCCATCGCCAGCCTCGCGACATCGCTGCGCGGACGCCCGAGTGACGGGCATGTCGAGGTGCTCGACGCCGCTTACTGGGTCAAAGGATGCAGTTCTCTGGGGCGTCTGCGTTACGCCGTGCTGCTCGACGTAGACGGCGGCGTGGTACAAGGCGACGATCTGTGTCTGATGGATCTGAAAGAAGGTGTGAAAGCCGCTGCACCGCGCTACTCGGGGGTGCGCATGCCGCGCGACAACGCCGAGCGTGTGGTCAAAGGTGCCCGCCATCTCTCGCCGTCGCTGGGCGAGCGGATGCGGGCAGCGCGCTTCATGGACCGCTCGATCGTGATCCGTGAACTCCTTCCGCAGGATCTGAAGCTCGACATCGAGACGCTCACCCGCGACGACGCCGCCGAGGTGGCCCGCTATCTTGGACGTGTCGTCGGGCAGGCGCACGCGCGGCAGATGGACAACGCCACCTGTCGCGCGTGGCAGGCCGATCTGCTGCGCAACCGATCAAAGTCGATCGATTCCCCGGTATGG
- a CDS encoding LysR family transcriptional regulator, with protein sequence MDDLRRIDLNLLLTLHALLAERHVSRAALRLHRSQPAVSHALAQLRGIFDDPLLVRRDGGLTLTARAIELRRPLEDALDQLQGLLHAPAFDARRARRTFRVALSDYGARVALPALTRRLRERAPGVDLASSQASREAMLTQLLDGEIDLALGVFHDLPGELQTQTLFNESFVCVADRATLPTRGGLSLAAWLARPHVLVAMRPGPDNEIDQALAGLGHARRVAVTLPHWSIAPELIAGTDLVLTVAERSVAPLRHDRQLRRFAAPFPIPPFPFQAIWHARRDVDPAHRWLREQIVDVCASAG encoded by the coding sequence ATGGATGATCTTCGTCGGATCGACCTGAATCTGCTGCTCACGCTGCACGCGTTACTCGCCGAGCGTCACGTATCGCGCGCGGCGTTGCGGTTGCATCGCAGCCAACCGGCCGTGAGTCACGCATTGGCGCAATTGCGGGGAATCTTCGACGATCCGCTGCTGGTGCGGCGAGATGGCGGACTGACGTTGACGGCGCGGGCCATCGAACTTCGACGGCCGCTCGAAGACGCGTTGGATCAGTTGCAGGGGCTATTGCACGCCCCGGCGTTCGACGCGCGCAGAGCACGACGCACGTTTCGCGTGGCGTTGTCCGACTATGGCGCGCGCGTGGCATTGCCTGCGCTGACCCGGCGTCTGCGTGAGCGAGCGCCGGGCGTGGACCTGGCTTCGTCGCAAGCTAGTCGCGAGGCGATGCTCACTCAATTGCTTGATGGCGAAATCGATCTGGCGTTGGGGGTGTTCCATGATTTGCCCGGCGAACTACAGACGCAGACGCTGTTCAACGAATCGTTCGTCTGTGTGGCCGACCGTGCGACATTGCCCACGCGCGGCGGTCTGTCACTGGCGGCATGGCTCGCACGGCCGCATGTGCTCGTGGCAATGCGCCCGGGGCCGGACAACGAAATCGATCAGGCGCTTGCGGGACTAGGACACGCGCGACGCGTTGCCGTGACGTTGCCGCACTGGAGCATCGCCCCCGAATTGATCGCCGGCACCGACCTTGTGCTCACGGTGGCCGAGCGCTCGGTGGCACCGTTGCGTCACGACCGCCAGTTGCGCCGCTTCGCCGCTCCCTTCCCGATCCCGCCGTTCCCCTTTCAGGCCATATGGCACGCACGGCGTGACGTCGACCCGGCGCATCGTTGGCTGCGCGAGCAGATTGTCGACGTGTGTGCTTCGGCCGGCTAA
- a CDS encoding sensor domain-containing protein, giving the protein MELLLDAVFLVNQAGTLVYVSPACEHILGYSSQELMGRSMIDFVAKEDRERTIEESKRVMSGQPRIGFENRYLHKDGHYVHIMWSARWSDEHGLRIGVARDVSAKKHAEALQRATYSISEAAHDAADVRTLCKAVHDTLSTLFPIHAIVVATCDVELMTWERAYQYRESADVPVLDWSQAEALSTRATNAQQTQWRRFETVSVDGRDLPFAQWHGDPLSPEETAAPGTHALAVLPMYTARRAVGTLMIYGPSGALHAETAQRLLAFVCDQTALAIERKQLIDDLYKAARFDELTGLPNRRTFGEFASEAVRRAQRTNGKLALLFADVDGFKGVNDSLGHAAGDVLLKEIGRRMKAGVAECGFVARHSGDEFVALVQDAEIVERIDFAVTRLRSEIEQAISVNDASLTVRVSVGVAVFPDDGESMSELIRVADQRMYANKSERKSGGASFLERLM; this is encoded by the coding sequence ATGGAGCTGCTGCTGGACGCGGTTTTTCTCGTCAATCAGGCCGGCACTCTGGTGTACGTGAGTCCGGCTTGCGAGCATATTCTCGGGTACTCCTCACAGGAATTGATGGGGCGCTCGATGATCGATTTCGTGGCGAAGGAAGACCGCGAGCGCACGATTGAAGAGTCGAAGCGGGTGATGTCGGGACAGCCGCGCATCGGCTTCGAGAATCGTTACCTCCACAAGGACGGGCATTACGTCCACATCATGTGGTCTGCCCGCTGGTCCGACGAACATGGACTGCGTATCGGGGTGGCGCGCGACGTATCGGCCAAGAAGCACGCCGAGGCGCTGCAACGCGCAACCTACTCGATCTCCGAAGCGGCGCACGACGCGGCGGACGTTCGCACCCTCTGCAAGGCCGTTCACGACACGCTTTCCACGCTGTTTCCCATCCACGCCATCGTGGTCGCGACGTGTGACGTCGAACTGATGACTTGGGAGCGGGCCTATCAGTATCGCGAGAGTGCTGACGTACCGGTGCTCGACTGGTCGCAGGCAGAGGCGCTGTCTACCCGGGCCACGAATGCTCAGCAAACGCAGTGGCGGCGATTCGAGACGGTGTCCGTCGATGGACGCGACCTGCCGTTCGCGCAGTGGCATGGAGACCCCCTTTCGCCCGAGGAAACCGCAGCGCCCGGCACGCATGCGTTGGCCGTGCTGCCCATGTACACGGCGCGGCGCGCGGTGGGCACACTCATGATCTACGGACCGTCCGGTGCGTTGCATGCGGAGACGGCGCAGCGCCTGCTCGCGTTCGTCTGCGATCAGACTGCGCTGGCGATCGAGCGCAAGCAACTGATCGACGACCTGTACAAGGCGGCACGTTTCGACGAACTGACCGGCCTGCCGAACCGCCGTACCTTTGGGGAGTTCGCCAGCGAGGCTGTGCGACGTGCGCAACGCACCAATGGCAAGCTGGCGCTGCTTTTTGCCGATGTTGACGGATTCAAGGGGGTGAACGACAGTCTTGGCCATGCCGCGGGCGACGTGCTGCTCAAAGAGATCGGCCGTCGGATGAAAGCGGGGGTGGCGGAGTGTGGTTTTGTGGCGCGTCACTCCGGCGACGAGTTTGTCGCTTTGGTCCAGGACGCGGAGATCGTGGAACGGATCGACTTTGCCGTGACGCGTCTGCGCTCGGAGATCGAGCAGGCCATCTCGGTGAACGACGCTAGTCTGACCGTGCGCGTGAGCGTTGGCGTGGCGGTGTTCCCCGACGATGGCGAATCAATGAGCGAACTCATTCGTGTGGCCGATCAGCGCATGTATGCGAACAAGTCCGAGCGCAAATCCGGCGGCGCCAGCTTTCTGGAACGGTTGATGTAA
- the dapA gene encoding 4-hydroxy-tetrahydrodipicolinate synthase: MQVAQRHTHYASSPVSSASSTSNTAAGTPAFRGIWLPLVTPFLRHGGDTPVDHAALRRLVAHYRRSGIAGFVICGTTGEAAALDDAEQLAVFDTVLAEACDLPVIAGLAGNHLGHTLARLDAFNTLPLAGVLTPAPYYIRPSQAGLVDWFQTLADHSRAPLVLYDIPYRTGATLTLETLLALAGHGNIRAIKDCGGNAHTTQALIADGRLSVLAGEDHQLLSTLTMGGHGAIIASSHCRPAHFAALYRAVQAQQLDVARSLFHALMPVVKLLFAEANPGPVKAWLAREGLLMDVLRAPMTSASPTLAQQLVEAVAAIDAEFGTRAATAA, translated from the coding sequence ATGCAAGTCGCGCAACGTCATACCCATTACGCCTCGTCGCCGGTCTCATCGGCGTCGTCCACCTCGAACACCGCCGCCGGTACGCCGGCCTTTCGCGGCATCTGGCTGCCGCTCGTTACGCCATTCTTGCGCCATGGCGGCGACACACCGGTCGACCACGCTGCGTTACGTCGGCTCGTCGCCCATTACCGTCGCTCGGGGATTGCCGGCTTTGTGATCTGCGGCACGACGGGCGAAGCGGCGGCCCTCGACGACGCCGAGCAGCTTGCCGTGTTCGACACCGTGCTGGCAGAGGCCTGCGATTTGCCGGTCATTGCCGGGCTAGCGGGCAACCATCTGGGCCACACACTCGCTCGCCTGGACGCCTTCAACACGCTCCCGTTGGCAGGCGTGCTGACCCCCGCGCCGTATTACATACGACCGTCGCAGGCAGGGCTTGTCGACTGGTTTCAGACGCTGGCGGACCACTCGCGCGCACCGCTCGTGCTGTACGACATTCCCTATCGCACCGGCGCGACGCTCACGCTCGAGACATTGCTCGCGCTCGCGGGTCACGGCAACATTCGCGCGATCAAGGATTGTGGCGGCAACGCCCACACAACACAGGCGCTCATCGCCGACGGCCGCTTGTCCGTTCTCGCGGGCGAGGATCATCAGTTGCTGTCCACGCTGACGATGGGCGGTCACGGCGCGATCATCGCCTCATCGCATTGCCGGCCGGCGCACTTCGCAGCGTTGTATCGCGCAGTCCAAGCGCAGCAGCTTGACGTGGCCCGCTCGCTGTTCCACGCGCTGATGCCGGTCGTGAAGCTGCTGTTCGCGGAGGCGAATCCCGGCCCGGTCAAGGCGTGGCTCGCGCGCGAAGGGCTGTTGATGGACGTGTTGCGGGCACCGATGACGAGCGCATCGCCAACGCTGGCGCAACAGTTGGTGGAGGCGGTCGCCGCCATCGACGCCGAATTCGGCACCAGGGCGGCCACCGCGGCCTGA
- a CDS encoding DUF4142 domain-containing protein — MQSRHITARGAWLAGAALLTSSVAMAQELPKGEPAQGGGTELGSPVAGEDVTHSPAKVVRTAQPTAGLDAEFVDNAQKAGKAEVQASQVALQRSNNAAVKRFAQQMVTDHSKANEALRQLAAKKGVSVPNDPGVNPDVEALKRKKGREFDVAYIALVGPEAHEKAVALFQTESEKGQDPDLREFARQALPTLRHHLSEAREVSAKVEMGK, encoded by the coding sequence ATGCAATCACGACACATCACCGCGCGCGGCGCATGGCTGGCCGGCGCTGCATTGCTCACGAGCTCTGTCGCCATGGCGCAGGAGTTGCCCAAGGGCGAACCCGCGCAGGGCGGGGGCACTGAGTTGGGGTCGCCTGTCGCAGGCGAAGACGTAACGCATTCCCCGGCGAAGGTGGTGCGCACGGCGCAGCCGACGGCAGGGCTCGATGCCGAGTTCGTCGACAACGCGCAAAAGGCGGGCAAGGCGGAAGTGCAGGCGAGTCAGGTGGCGTTGCAGCGTTCAAACAATGCCGCCGTCAAGCGCTTCGCACAGCAGATGGTGACGGACCACAGCAAGGCCAATGAAGCGCTGCGCCAACTGGCCGCGAAGAAGGGTGTGAGTGTGCCGAATGACCCTGGCGTCAATCCCGACGTCGAAGCGCTCAAGCGGAAAAAGGGGCGTGAATTCGATGTCGCCTATATCGCGCTTGTCGGACCCGAAGCGCACGAGAAGGCCGTCGCCCTTTTCCAGACGGAATCCGAAAAGGGGCAGGACCCGGACTTGCGCGAATTCGCGCGTCAGGCGCTGCCCACGCTACGCCATCATCTGAGCGAGGCGCGCGAAGTGTCCGCCAAGGTGGAGATGGGGAAATAA
- a CDS encoding DUF2938 domain-containing protein: protein MTTAPEVLSFLVAQVLAMGIFATVVMDLWAVFLRRAFGMASLDYALVGRWLGHMRTGRFAHAGIGHALPVAGERALGWFAHYAIGVGFAACLVGLAGPAWLRAPTLVPALAFGIVTIVAPFFVLQPALGAGIAASKAPNPAQARLRSLMTHSVFGLGLYGGAWLASLADRATAG from the coding sequence ATGACAACCGCCCCCGAAGTTCTGTCGTTCCTCGTCGCTCAGGTGCTGGCGATGGGCATTTTCGCTACCGTAGTGATGGACCTCTGGGCGGTGTTTCTACGACGTGCGTTTGGCATGGCATCGCTCGATTACGCGTTGGTCGGCCGATGGCTGGGACATATGCGGACCGGACGTTTCGCCCACGCGGGCATTGGGCACGCGTTGCCGGTCGCAGGGGAAAGGGCATTGGGATGGTTCGCCCATTACGCCATTGGCGTGGGGTTCGCTGCCTGTCTCGTCGGTCTCGCCGGCCCGGCGTGGCTGCGCGCGCCTACGCTCGTGCCGGCATTGGCCTTCGGCATTGTCACCATCGTGGCGCCGTTCTTCGTCTTGCAACCGGCGCTCGGCGCAGGCATTGCGGCATCGAAGGCGCCCAACCCCGCACAGGCCAGACTGCGCAGCCTCATGACGCACAGCGTCTTCGGTCTCGGTCTGTATGGGGGGGCGTGGCTGGCGAGTCTGGCAGACCGCGCAACGGCCGGGTAA
- a CDS encoding DMT family transporter, whose protein sequence is MNPSFSSSLSSSLSATALLPLAIAMLAGAVVPFQAGSNAALGRALGHPLWATVASLLVSLIVVLPVLLAMRAGAPDIGAAIRGPWWQWIGGIAGVAYITAALILTPRLGAANFIVCVVAGQVVASLVIDHFGLMGLAARPANLARVAGVALIVAGMLVVQWGTRAAPASATAAVGS, encoded by the coding sequence ATGAATCCTTCCTTTTCCTCCTCGCTTTCGTCCTCGCTTTCCGCCACCGCGTTGCTGCCGCTTGCCATCGCCATGCTCGCCGGCGCGGTCGTACCGTTTCAGGCAGGTAGCAATGCGGCACTGGGGCGCGCACTGGGTCATCCGCTTTGGGCAACGGTGGCGTCGCTACTGGTCAGTCTCATTGTGGTGCTGCCGGTATTGCTTGCCATGCGGGCCGGCGCCCCGGATATCGGTGCGGCCATCCGTGGGCCTTGGTGGCAGTGGATCGGCGGTATCGCGGGCGTTGCCTATATCACGGCGGCGCTGATATTGACGCCGCGTCTGGGCGCCGCAAATTTCATTGTGTGCGTGGTGGCAGGGCAAGTCGTGGCCTCGCTCGTCATCGACCACTTCGGACTGATGGGCCTGGCAGCCAGGCCAGCCAATCTGGCGCGCGTGGCAGGTGTGGCGCTCATCGTGGCGGGCATGCTCGTGGTGCAGTGGGGGACACGCGCCGCACCGGCAAGTGCGACGGCCGCTGTCGGGTCCTGA
- a CDS encoding FRG domain-containing protein, whose amino-acid sequence MDTTVVESWKDFMELSSRFEGWAFRGQQDARWHLQSSLSRYLHAYVSDKEQWRSREARAIRIFRRKAHNHVPWPELLHDDLRCLGLMQHHGAPTRLLDFTKSPFVAAFFALERATSDSAIFALNTPALYDDRARPRHAPWLTRDTIDPRVKGNMEKYFLGNDNEVVWFGEPEEMDGRLIAQSGTLVVPGVIDRPLHRILDGYESDEPLLRKIVLPVALRADAMKWLYRMNVTNASLFPDLDGLARSIAVEIEMVWPTQTLG is encoded by the coding sequence ATGGACACCACCGTCGTCGAAAGCTGGAAGGATTTCATGGAATTGTCCTCCCGCTTCGAAGGTTGGGCCTTTCGCGGGCAGCAGGATGCGCGTTGGCACCTGCAAAGTTCGCTCTCGCGGTATCTGCACGCCTATGTGTCCGACAAGGAGCAGTGGCGCAGTCGCGAAGCGCGTGCCATCCGCATCTTCCGGCGCAAGGCGCATAACCATGTGCCCTGGCCCGAACTGCTGCACGACGACCTGCGTTGCCTCGGGCTGATGCAACACCACGGCGCCCCCACCCGTTTGCTGGACTTCACGAAGTCGCCCTTCGTCGCCGCCTTCTTCGCGCTGGAGCGCGCGACGAGCGATTCGGCCATCTTCGCCCTGAATACCCCTGCGCTGTACGACGACCGCGCCCGCCCGCGCCATGCGCCGTGGCTCACGCGCGATACGATCGATCCGCGTGTGAAAGGGAACATGGAGAAGTACTTTCTCGGCAACGACAATGAAGTGGTCTGGTTCGGCGAGCCGGAAGAGATGGATGGCCGCCTGATCGCGCAATCGGGCACCTTGGTTGTGCCGGGGGTGATCGACCGGCCGCTGCATCGCATTCTCGACGGCTACGAAAGCGACGAGCCGCTGCTGCGCAAGATCGTGCTGCCGGTCGCACTGCGCGCGGACGCCATGAAATGGCTCTACCGGATGAACGTGACGAACGCATCGCTGTTCCCTGACCTCGATGGTCTGGCACGCTCGATCGCCGTCGAAATCGAAATGGTCTGGCCGACGCAGACACTTGGGTAA
- a CDS encoding VOC family protein produces MTKLVTCVWFDQGQAREAANFYAATFPDSHVDAGHASPIPGIGQGDDLTVEFTVLGQRFVGLNGGPEFKPNEAVSFMVLTHSQEETDRYWNAIVGNGGTESACGWCKDKWGFSWQITPQRLLDLVTSPDVAMARRAMEAMMTMHKIDIAALDRAVAG; encoded by the coding sequence ATGACGAAGCTAGTGACATGTGTGTGGTTCGATCAGGGACAGGCTCGTGAGGCGGCGAATTTCTATGCCGCAACGTTCCCTGATAGTCATGTCGACGCGGGCCATGCCTCACCGATTCCCGGCATCGGCCAGGGAGACGATCTGACGGTGGAATTCACCGTGCTCGGCCAGCGATTCGTCGGCCTGAACGGCGGCCCCGAATTCAAGCCGAACGAAGCGGTGAGCTTCATGGTGCTCACGCACAGTCAGGAAGAGACCGACCGCTACTGGAACGCGATCGTCGGCAATGGCGGCACGGAATCGGCGTGCGGCTGGTGCAAGGACAAATGGGGGTTCTCGTGGCAGATCACGCCGCAGCGACTGCTGGATCTCGTCACGAGCCCGGACGTCGCGATGGCGCGCCGTGCCATGGAGGCAATGATGACCATGCACAAGATCGATATCGCTGCGCTCGACCGTGCGGTTGCCGGTTGA
- a CDS encoding helix-turn-helix domain-containing protein produces MTLDIGEVVARAGVPPSTLRYYEEKGLIAATGRRGLRRQYDASVLQTLALIALGRAAGFSLDDIAGMLLPQGKASIDRARLTAKADDIDRTIRQLSALRDGLRHAAVCPAPEHLACPQFQRLMRLASVKGGRIAATDPPSLSRRKATAKR; encoded by the coding sequence ATGACACTGGACATTGGCGAAGTCGTGGCGCGGGCAGGGGTGCCGCCGTCGACCTTGCGCTATTACGAGGAGAAGGGGCTGATTGCAGCGACGGGGCGGCGCGGGTTGCGTCGTCAGTACGATGCGTCGGTCTTGCAGACGTTGGCGCTGATCGCGCTGGGCCGAGCCGCCGGGTTTTCGCTGGACGACATCGCCGGGATGTTGCTGCCGCAAGGCAAAGCGAGCATTGATCGCGCGAGGCTGACGGCAAAAGCCGATGACATCGACCGGACCATACGGCAACTGAGCGCGCTGCGCGACGGGCTGCGACACGCGGCCGTCTGCCCCGCGCCGGAGCATTTGGCGTGCCCGCAGTTTCAACGGCTCATGCGGCTCGCCAGCGTGAAAGGGGGGAGGATAGCCGCGACGGACCCGCCATCGCTGTCACGCCGCAAGGCGACCGCGAAACGGTAG
- a CDS encoding methyl-accepting chemotaxis protein: protein MFNNLSISKRLAAAFSINVVMLLVVAVVAVTKMATMDTNTQLIVSDLNNKILEFHGLKDRAANIAVVLRDIVMSEDASQLDARLARIDELNAANRKSIAGMATIFYTEKGKALYRTLTEASAEYAKQLDAIKGLVRSGNYAQAKTELLGPVQKAQLAFFSPLDDLMGVGKAVSAKEAADANAAYASARLWLLIALLASVGISVVSGVAIVRSVTRPVRAAAQGAAALASGDLTHRVKATQSDEIGQMANALDTAVEQLAHLVRNIQGASGAIDNAAREIAQGNTDLSQRTEEQAASLEETAASMEELTSTVRQNVEHAMQARRLSQDASGAADAGSQSVRAVVETMQAMASASARMSDMIKAIEGIAFQTNILALNAAVEAARAGEQGRGFAVVAGEVRTLAQRSAGTAKDIRELIAASIQQVEDGTSRVEVAGRTMDQIVVSVRRVNELIAEIAAASEEQARGIEQVNQAVTQMDQVTQQNAALVEEAAAAAEHMRQQAADLVGETAKFRVDGGDSLSLDAPRYAPTLTALAGTSRQAGLEPTAQRRGQQRAAA, encoded by the coding sequence ATGTTCAACAATCTGAGTATCAGCAAACGGCTCGCAGCCGCTTTTTCCATCAATGTCGTCATGTTGTTGGTGGTGGCTGTGGTGGCGGTGACGAAAATGGCGACGATGGACACGAATACCCAGCTCATCGTGTCCGACCTCAACAACAAGATTCTGGAGTTTCACGGGCTGAAGGATCGGGCGGCGAACATCGCCGTGGTGCTGCGCGATATCGTGATGTCGGAAGATGCATCGCAGCTCGACGCGCGTCTGGCCAGAATCGACGAACTGAACGCCGCCAACCGCAAGAGCATTGCGGGCATGGCGACGATCTTTTACACGGAGAAGGGCAAGGCGTTGTACCGCACGCTGACAGAAGCCAGCGCCGAATACGCGAAGCAGCTCGATGCCATCAAGGGGCTGGTGCGCAGCGGCAATTACGCGCAGGCCAAGACCGAACTGCTGGGGCCGGTGCAGAAGGCACAGTTGGCATTCTTCTCGCCGCTCGACGATCTCATGGGCGTGGGCAAGGCCGTCAGCGCCAAGGAAGCCGCCGATGCGAATGCCGCCTACGCGTCGGCGCGCCTGTGGTTGCTGATTGCGCTGCTGGCGTCCGTCGGGATCTCTGTGGTGTCGGGGGTGGCGATTGTCCGGTCGGTCACGCGTCCGGTGCGCGCTGCGGCGCAAGGAGCCGCGGCGCTCGCGAGCGGCGATCTGACGCATCGGGTGAAGGCGACGCAGTCCGACGAGATCGGGCAGATGGCCAACGCGCTCGACACGGCGGTCGAACAATTGGCGCATCTGGTGCGCAATATTCAGGGCGCGTCGGGGGCGATCGACAATGCCGCGCGGGAGATTGCGCAGGGCAACACCGATTTGTCGCAGCGTACCGAGGAGCAGGCGGCGTCGCTGGAGGAGACGGCGGCGTCGATGGAAGAGCTGACGTCGACCGTGCGTCAGAACGTCGAACATGCGATGCAGGCGCGCCGTCTGTCGCAAGACGCGTCGGGCGCCGCCGATGCCGGTTCGCAGAGCGTGCGTGCCGTCGTCGAGACGATGCAGGCGATGGCCAGCGCCTCGGCGCGCATGAGCGACATGATCAAGGCCATCGAAGGGATTGCGTTCCAGACCAATATTCTGGCGCTCAATGCGGCGGTGGAAGCGGCGCGCGCAGGTGAGCAAGGGCGAGGCTTCGCGGTGGTCGCCGGTGAAGTGCGCACGCTTGCACAGCGTTCGGCCGGCACCGCCAAGGACATTCGAGAACTGATTGCGGCATCCATCCAGCAGGTCGAGGACGGCACGTCGCGTGTCGAAGTGGCCGGCCGCACGATGGATCAGATCGTGGTGTCGGTGCGGCGCGTGAACGAACTGATCGCCGAGATTGCCGCCGCGAGCGAAGAACAGGCACGGGGTATCGAGCAGGTGAACCAGGCGGTTACGCAGATGGATCAGGTTACGCAGCAGAACGCCGCCCTGGTGGAAGAGGCGGCGGCTGCGGCCGAACATATGCGTCAGCAGGCCGCCGATCTGGTCGGCGAAACCGCGAAGTTCCGGGTGGACGGCGGCGACAGTCTTTCGCTCGATGCGCCCCGATATGCGCCGACGCTGACGGCGTTGGCCGGTACATCCCGGCAGGCCGGCCTTGAACCGACGGCGCAGCGCAGGGGACAACAGCGCGCAGCCGCCTGA